The Bos indicus isolate NIAB-ARS_2022 breed Sahiwal x Tharparkar chromosome X, NIAB-ARS_B.indTharparkar_mat_pri_1.0, whole genome shotgun sequence genome has a window encoding:
- the LOC139181515 gene encoding transcription elongation factor A protein-like 5 → MEKVYIENEGKPENEGNLDNEGKPEDEVQPENEGESNEKEKPEVEKRSEQEPEVQNERKPDNERQPAGEGKQEKQGKSEAEGNPLREGKPESQAKPESQSHAAEKRPAEDYVPRKAKRKTDRKTEDSPTDCRFSGLWQ, encoded by the coding sequence ATGGAGAAGGTCTAcatagaaaatgaaggaaagccagaaaatgaaggaaacttaGACAATGAAGGAAAGCCAGAAGATGAAGTACAGCCTGAAAATGAAGGAGAgtcaaatgagaaagaaaagccaGAAGTGGAGAAGAGGTCAGAACAGGAACCAGAGGTCCAGAATGAGAGGAAACCAGACAATGAGAGACAACCAGCAGGTGAGGGGAAGCAAGAAAAGCAGGGCAAGTCCGAAGCTGAGGGAAATCCACTCAGGGAGGGCAAGCCGGAATCCCAGGCAAAGCCAGAGAGCCAGTCTCACGCTGCCGAAAAGCGCCCTGCTGAAGATTATGTGCCCcggaaggcaaaaagaaaaacggACAGGAAGACAGAGGATTCCCCCACAGACTGCAGATTCTCTGGGTTATGGCAGTAG